In Leptolyngbya subtilissima AS-A7, the sequence ATATTAAGTCGCTCAATGTCGTGGACGGTGGCTAAGCCCAGGGCATAGTCCGTAGCCAGCCGTTGAATGGGCTCTACCAAGCTTTCGCGGCGGGCTTCGCTCAGGCACTTGCTATCGGTCACCCCCAGCGACTGAAGTTGCGCGCAGGCTTGGGGCGACAGCACAACCGCCGCCGCTACCACGGGCCCAAATAGACACCCTCGCCCCACCTCATCAACCCCAGCGATCTCAGCTACCGGGTGATACTCCCAAGCCTCAGGGGTCAGTAACCTACTCGTCGCCACCATCGCCAGCCGAGGAGGAACGACGGCGGCGGCGACGGCGCACGCTGCTAGACGATTCTTCTGGCTCGGCTTCGGGGGTAACCTCTATGGAGTTCAGTTCGGCAATGGGAGCAGGTTCAGCAACGGGGGTGGGTTCGATCGTCGGCTCTGAAATTGGGGCGATCGCTTCAGGAGACATGACATCTGCCTCCTGGGCTTGAGCACGGGCCGAGCGCGTGCGCACCACGCGGCTAGGAGACGGCTTTGGCAATGCAGGCTCTGGTTCTGTCATATCTACCAGCGGCATCTCAACGGGCTCCTCAGCCGGAACTTCCATTGGGGTCAGTGACACAATCTCTGGTGGGGCCTGCCCAGGCAACACCACTGACACTACTACGTTGCGGGGGTCAGCCACCTCTTGGGTCGACAGAACCATGGGTGAAATGCCCATCATGGCGTAGATACGCTGCTCGTCGGCGGTCATTTCCACAGTTACCACCTGGGGAGGCACAACGGACTTCCGATTCCGAGACGGCTCGTTCTGCGAATCAATGCGTCCCCCAGTTCGTCCGCGCCCTCGGGGCGCAACCTTTTCGTCTTCAGCTTTGGGGGTTACCAGCGGTGGCAATGTCTCAACCGGCTCTTTAAAGTCAACCGGGGCCGGCCCGTTGTCTTTCACCACAGGTGCTTCCTTGCCGTTGCTTCGGGTCGGCAGAGGGTCGCGGCGGCGACGGCGGCGATTGTTGCCGCGGCCCGCTTTATCTTGATAGCTAGGGTGGTTGCCCAAATCCAGCTCTTGCAGGTCAGGACGACTATCAAAATCGCCTGCATCACCAAGGGGAAGTGGTGGCGCCACCTGAGGAGCCGGACTTCCCCCAGAGACCAAAGCACGAGGGGCAACTTCATTGCCATTGTCTATAAGCACCTCACCGGGCAGATGCACCAGATGGCCCAAACCGCCACAGGTTGGACAAGGTCGCCCAAACAGCTCGTAAATGTTTTGACCCTGGCGCTTACGGGTCAGCTCTACTAGGCCTAGCTCAGACAGCTGAGAGATCTGGGGACGAGCTTTGTCAGAACGTAGGGCTTTGGTGAAATGCTCAAGGACTTGCAGCTTGTCACGCCGCGTGTCCATATCAATGAAGTCAACGACAATCACCCCGGCGATGTTGCGCAGGCGTAGCTGCCGGGCAATTTCAGCAGCGGCTTCGCAGTTGGTCCACAGGACGGTTTCGCGAGCCGTGGCAGAACGCGTAAAAGAGCCAGAGTTGACGTCAATCACCGTCAGCGCCTCGGTGCGCTCAATGATGATATAGCCACCAGAGGGCAGGTCTACCCTTGGCTTCAAGGCCTCGCGAATTGCCGCGTTAACTCGAAAATACTCCAGAATGGGAATGCGCTCGCGGTGGTGGTCGATCAGCACTCCGGCAGGCACTTGGCCATCGCTCCAGTTAGCCAGGTGTTGTTTCACCCGCTTCATGCCGGTGCTGGAGTCGGTGACAATGCGGTTGACTTCTGCGTTGTAGGCGTCGCGCAGCACCCGTTGAATAAAGTCGTCATCGCGATTGAGCAGAGCCGGGGGTCGAGTGCTTAGGGCCTGCTGCTGAATGCTTTCCCACTGCTTTTGCAGGGTTTCTAAGTCTTCAATGATGGCATTTTCGCTAATGCCCTCGGCTTCGGTACGCACCAGCAGCCCCATGCCCGCTGGCTTGATTAAAATGGCTAAAGCCCGCAGGCGGTTGCGCTCGCTCTCGCTGCGAATGCGCCGTGATAGGTTGACCCCGCGCCCTGAGGGCATCAGGACTAGATATCGCCCCGGCAAGCTGATGTTGCCAGTCAGACGAGGCCCTTTGTTGCCCGTAGGCTCTTTCATGATCTGCACCAGCACTTTTTGCTGGGGCACGACTAATTCGGTGATAGAGCCAGCGCTGCGCTTCAGCTTCAGAGGACCCAAGTCCGTGACGTGCATAAAGCCGTTGCGCTCGCTGTCGCCAATATTGACGAAGGCGGCATCGATGCCAGGCAGCACGTTTTCTACGGTGCCCAAATAAATGTCGCTAACCTGGTGGCTACCGGTGGCCACAATTAGCTCTTGAATCTGATCTTCAGAAAAAACCGCAGCGATCCGGTTTTGCTCAGCAATAACAATCTGCTTCGGCATTCAAATTCCTCATACGACGCTCACCAGGGCGAATAAAGTCTGCTTTTCCCGCCCTAAGTGGGTGATTTGGCCATTCACAAGCCACGTCAACACCGCTACTGAGCGATCGGAAAACTCGTTTGCAAAGGTTTCGCAATAGAACTCACTGCAATACCGCAATGAATCCTGCTTCCTAAGGGCATGCACAGATCACCTAACTCGCTGGGCGACTCTGAGAATTCTTGTTCGTACTGGATCTCGTTTGCGCTAGATCTGCTTGGGATAAACCGCACAAGCTGAACAAAAACTCTGACAGAAGCACTTAGCGCTAAGGATGTGTAGCTGCTTAAGACACTTGCTATGCACCTTTGCTCAGGTACATCAGCTCCTGCTGAGTGCATTATAGCGCCAAGCAGCGGCAGCAACACAATATTGCCTATTTTTCTACCACAGGTAGAGCAAATTTGCACCTGTGATATTGAGCTAAGTGGCTTGCAACATTGCACTGAGAACCCACAATAAAAAGGGCGGGGCGATCGCAGCCCTAACTGTGCCTGCGATCGCCCCGCCCTCTAGTTCTTCAGTTCTTCAAATTGATTAGGAAGCGGAAGCCGCCGTAGTCCGAGTCCGGGTGCGGCGCTCGGTGACCACGCCTTGGAGCTCGGGTTGGGGCTCGGGCTCAATCTTCGGCGGTGATTTTTTCTGGGTCTTAGGCTCAACCTTAGGTTTGGGGTCAGCTGGAGCCTGGGACTGAGGCTGTGCCACAGTCGCCACACCAGACCCCTGGATTAGCAGGATCAACATGGGGTCGCGCTTGTCAAACTCGCGTCGGACCAAGCGGCGCAGATCTTGGTCAAGGGCTGCTTTAAGCGCATCCAGGTCAAGGGCAGATTTACCGTTGCCGTTAGACACTACCAGCTCTGCGCCACGACTTGAGAGCACCTGAGTGATCACCTGCTTCACCTGGGCCTGGAAGCGTTCTTGGGAGATCGACTGAGCCACTCCACGAATTTGCACGGTGGGGTCGGCTACTAGTTTGCCGTTGCTGCCCACAGTGGCCGCAATAGTGACCAGGCCATCTTCAGCTAGCTGCTGCCGCTCCTTAAGCACATCACGGCCCACCACTCCAACGCGGGAGGCATCGACCAGCTCAATGCCCGAGGGCACTTGACCAGCAATGCGAATGCCAGCGGGATTGACTTCGACAATGTCGCCGTTGTTGATGATCACCATATTTTCGGCGGGTACACCCATGCTTTGGGCGGTTTCAGAGTGCTTCACCAGCATGCGGTGCTCACCGTGAACGGGCAGAAAATACTTAGGCCGGGTGAGGGCCAGCATCAACTTTTGGTCTTCCTGGGCACCGTGGCCAGAGACGTGGATGCCTTTATCTTTGCCGTAGACCACGGTGGCCCCGCGCATCATCAGCTTGTCGATGGTGTTGACAACCGAAATGGTGTTGCCAGGGATGGGGTTGGCGGAGAACACTACGGTATCGCCCTGCTTGATCTTGATCTGCCGGTGGGAGTCTTCGGCGATGCGGGTCAGGGCCGCTAGTGGTTCGCCTTGGGAGCCAGTTGTGAGAATCAGCACGTTCTCATCAGCGGTGTGGCCCAGGGATTTGAGAGGTAAAAACAGGCTTTCTGGGCACTTGATGTAGCCCAGATCGCGGGCATGGGCAATCACGTTGAGCATCGAGCGGCCCACCACAAACACCTTACGGTTGTGCTTTTGGGCTAGCTCCAAAATCATGTTGACGCGGTGGACTGACGATGAGAAAGTCGTCACCATCAGTCGTCCTTTGGCCTTGCCAAACTCACGGTCAAGGTTGGGGAAGACCGATCGCTCCGAGGGGGTGTGCCCCGGCACCTCAGAGTTGGTGGAGTCACTCACCAGGCACAGTACGCCCTTTTCACCAGCCTCCGCCAACTTCTGAATATCGAAGGTTTCGCCATCGACGGGGGTGTGGTCAAACTTAAAGTCGCCCGTGTGAATGACAATGCCCACAGGAGTGTGGATGATTACCGAGCAGCTGTCGGCGATGGAGTGGGTGTTGCGGATGTATTCCACTAGAAAAGAGTTGCCCACTCGCACGGTTTCGCGGGGGCGCACGGGACGTAGCTCGGTGCGATCGCTCATCCCAGCCTCTTCCAGCTTGCCCTCTAAAAGGGCCATCGCTAAACGAGGACCGTAGATTACCGGAATGTCAAATTGCTTGAGGTGAAAGGCAATGCCGCCAATGTGGTCTTCGTGACCGTGGGTGACAATCATGCCCTTGATCTTGTGGCGATTTTCCCGCAGATAGGTGACATCGGGCAGCACAATATTGACCCCATGCATACCGTCGGTGGGGAAGGCTAGCCCTGCGTCGAGCAGCATAATTTCGTCATTAATCTCGAAAACGCAAGTGTTCTTGCCGATCTCGTGCAGTCCCCCCAGTGGGATAATTTTCAGGGCAGTATTGGCAGATTTTGAAGTCA encodes:
- a CDS encoding ribonuclease J, giving the protein MTSKSANTALKIIPLGGLHEIGKNTCVFEINDEIMLLDAGLAFPTDGMHGVNIVLPDVTYLRENRHKIKGMIVTHGHEDHIGGIAFHLKQFDIPVIYGPRLAMALLEGKLEEAGMSDRTELRPVRPRETVRVGNSFLVEYIRNTHSIADSCSVIIHTPVGIVIHTGDFKFDHTPVDGETFDIQKLAEAGEKGVLCLVSDSTNSEVPGHTPSERSVFPNLDREFGKAKGRLMVTTFSSSVHRVNMILELAQKHNRKVFVVGRSMLNVIAHARDLGYIKCPESLFLPLKSLGHTADENVLILTTGSQGEPLAALTRIAEDSHRQIKIKQGDTVVFSANPIPGNTISVVNTIDKLMMRGATVVYGKDKGIHVSGHGAQEDQKLMLALTRPKYFLPVHGEHRMLVKHSETAQSMGVPAENMVIINNGDIVEVNPAGIRIAGQVPSGIELVDASRVGVVGRDVLKERQQLAEDGLVTIAATVGSNGKLVADPTVQIRGVAQSISQERFQAQVKQVITQVLSSRGAELVVSNGNGKSALDLDALKAALDQDLRRLVRREFDKRDPMLILLIQGSGVATVAQPQSQAPADPKPKVEPKTQKKSPPKIEPEPQPELQGVVTERRTRTRTTAASAS
- a CDS encoding Rne/Rng family ribonuclease, translating into MPKQIVIAEQNRIAAVFSEDQIQELIVATGSHQVSDIYLGTVENVLPGIDAAFVNIGDSERNGFMHVTDLGPLKLKRSAGSITELVVPQQKVLVQIMKEPTGNKGPRLTGNISLPGRYLVLMPSGRGVNLSRRIRSESERNRLRALAILIKPAGMGLLVRTEAEGISENAIIEDLETLQKQWESIQQQALSTRPPALLNRDDDFIQRVLRDAYNAEVNRIVTDSSTGMKRVKQHLANWSDGQVPAGVLIDHHRERIPILEYFRVNAAIREALKPRVDLPSGGYIIIERTEALTVIDVNSGSFTRSATARETVLWTNCEAAAEIARQLRLRNIAGVIVVDFIDMDTRRDKLQVLEHFTKALRSDKARPQISQLSELGLVELTRKRQGQNIYELFGRPCPTCGGLGHLVHLPGEVLIDNGNEVAPRALVSGGSPAPQVAPPLPLGDAGDFDSRPDLQELDLGNHPSYQDKAGRGNNRRRRRRDPLPTRSNGKEAPVVKDNGPAPVDFKEPVETLPPLVTPKAEDEKVAPRGRGRTGGRIDSQNEPSRNRKSVVPPQVVTVEMTADEQRIYAMMGISPMVLSTQEVADPRNVVVSVVLPGQAPPEIVSLTPMEVPAEEPVEMPLVDMTEPEPALPKPSPSRVVRTRSARAQAQEADVMSPEAIAPISEPTIEPTPVAEPAPIAELNSIEVTPEAEPEESSSSVRRRRRRRSSSAGDGGDE